A region from the Lolium perenne isolate Kyuss_39 chromosome 4, Kyuss_2.0, whole genome shotgun sequence genome encodes:
- the LOC127329953 gene encoding heavy metal-associated isoprenylated plant protein 2-like produces the protein MSQKIVLKVDITSDRCKAGAMSKIAGIEGIKSITVDGDKGTLTVVGDVDVICLASVLRKAKFQAVVVSVGPAEEKKPEPPKKPEEPKKEPPKPPHCSCSSGPCSSGPCNPCCPPPMPPYRGATMVCYDEEPDSPRCIIM, from the exons ATGTCCCAA AAGATCGTGCTCAAGGTGGACATCACCTCCGACCGGTGCAAGGCCGGCGCCATGAGCAAAATCGCCGGCATAGAGG GGATCAAGTCCATAACGGTGGACGGGGACAAGGGAACGCTGACGGTGGTCGGGGACGTGGACGTGATTTGCCTGGCGAGCGTGCTGCGGAAGGCCAAGTTCCAGGCGGTGGTCGTCAGCGTCGGGCCGGCGGAGGAGAAGAAGCCCGAGCCGCCGAAGAAGCCAGAGGAACCAAAGAAGGAACCACCCAAACCTCCGCACTGCTCCTGCTCCTCCGGCCCCTGCTCCTCCGGCCCCTGCAACCCTTGCTGTCCTCCGCCGATGCCACCGTACCGCGGCGCCACCATGGTGTGCTACGATGAGGAGCCCGACAGCCCTCGTTGCATCATCATGTGA